TCTTCGGACTGCTCTAAGTGAGCGTCCAAAAACAACTTCCCGTTTTCTTGAGGCAATGCATGATGACTACGAAAATCCGTCCACTCACTTAGGAGTTAATATTTGGACGGTTACTTAGCCAAGCCCCAAGTGAAGTTTGAGGCGCTGGTCGAGTTCGGCGAGGAGCGCTCGAGGCATGATCCCCAGGCGCCGTCCCACGCGGCTCCTGCTGACGCTCCGCAGAAGCTCGACCTGCGCTTTGCCGTCCTTCTCCAAGCCGGTTTGCTGTTTCGGCATGAAGAGTTGAAAGGGATAGATTCGCTCAGTGTTGCCGGTCAGCGGCACCACCACGACACTGCTGCCGTGTTCGTTGGCCTGATCGTTGGTGATGACGATGGCGGGACGAATCTTGTTTGCTTCGGCCCTTCTAGCGGGCTCAAAGTCCACGAGCACGATGTCGCCGCGCCTTAGGTTCACCAGCCCGACTCGTCGGTACTAATGCCGTCGTCCGCCGCCGCTGAGTCCCAGAACGCTTGGTCGGGGTCGCTCTGCCAGTCCTTCGCGTGTTCTCGATATGCTTTGCCAAGCTCGGCCTCACGGAGTTTCTCGAGGCTGATACTGATCACCTCGCTGCGGCTGCTGAGCTTATGCTCTTTTTGATAGTCCTCGAGAAAGTTCGCCAATTCTGCTGGGATGCTGACAGAAAACTTGGCGACGGTGTTACGGATGTTCATACCTTATGGTAGCACCACAAGCGCTCTCGTTCAACTGGTAAAGCTACTCTTTAACGCAACAGTGGCGCTAACCCCTGGTTGATGCAAGGTCAAGACGACTCCCCTGATACGACAGAGTGTTTTTCTCCCTTATCCTCGAGGGCTCAGCGCATCGAGACTTGCCCTTCCTGGCCTGTGGCGCTGCCGCACCGCCTACAACTGCACCGAGGCCTGCCCGCGCGACATCCCCATCACCGAGGCCATCGAACAGCTCAAGCGCGAGATGATGTGGCGCAGGGCCTAAAGTGGTTTGAGAAGTGACGGGACCAACCGTCAGGATCTCGCCACGTCTCTCAGGGCCTCTTCGACAGCCGCCTCTACCAAAGCAGCCTCGAGCCTCTCGACCTTTCCGTACCGCAAGTAGACGAGCCTCAGCTCGGGCTCGACGCCCAGGACCTCGCGGATCGCCAGGAGGTAGAGGCCGAGCTGCACGAAGTAGCGCTCGGGCAAGGTCTCATGGTCGGTCTTGTAGTCCTCTAAAAACCAGCTCTCCCCCACCCGGTAGAGCCGGTCGATGATACCCTGCCAGACGGTGGCACCGCGCGGCAGGGCCATCGGCAGCTCGGGGTAGTCCTCGTCGCGGGGCCAGGGCAGGGCGCTGCCCAGGAGGCGCTCGTAAGAGGCGAGCAGGTCGGCCACCTCGGCCATCATCTCGTTACGCTCGCTGGCGCTAAAGGGAAACATCACCTCCTGGGCCGCCAAGTTGGCGAGGTGCTCGGGGTCTTGCGCCGACCAGTCCTGGCCGATGGCGTAGTGGACGAGCGTGCCCACCGCGCGGGCGCGCCCCGGCACCCTTTCGCCCTCGCCCTCGTCGGGCAGCGGCAGGGGCTCATCGTCGCCCTTGAGCGCCGAGGGCGAGAAGACGGGAGGCAGCGGCGAGAGGGAAAAGCGCCGGTCTATCCAGGCGGGCAACTCGGCCGAGGCCGAGGGCGGCGGCGCGCTCAAGGGACCCGCCGCGGGCGCGTAGGGCCAGTGCTGGACCCGGAGTTCAGGCCGGTCCCAGGCCTGGCCGCTCACGCCGACGCCGAGCGCGTCGATGGCCTCGGCCCAGTCCTCGGGCTTGCGCCTCACGCTGCCGGAGATAATGAGCACGTCGCGCGCCCGCGAGGCCGCCACGTAGAGGAGCCGGTAGCTCTCCTGACGCTCGCGCTCACGGCTCGCCGCCCGCAAGGCCTCGTACCGGGGCGTGCCCCTCATGGCGACGACGCCCTCCTGGGGCTCGACGTAGAGGCTTTCGGCGCGGGTCATGGGCTTGCGCCCGGCGTCGAAGACCGCCACCACCGGCCACTCGAGCCCCTTGGCGCGGTGGACCGTCAGGAGCCTTATACCCTCGCCGCTCTGCGGCACGTCGCCGGCCTCGGCCTGGCGGCTCAAGAGCTCGAGCCGGGCGAGGAGGATCTCGAGCTCGCCCGGCGGCCCCTGCGCCACCGTGAAGAGCAGCGCGTCGACGTTCTCCCTAGCGCGCGCGTCCAAGAGGTCCACGTAGCGCCGCCCGCCGATGAAAGGGCTGCGGATGAGCTCCTTTAGGGCGCCCAGTGGCGACAGCTCGCGCACCGCCGTCTGGATGCGCCCCAAGCGGGCGTGGACCTCGGGAAAGTCCGCC
This Deinococcota bacterium DNA region includes the following protein-coding sequences:
- a CDS encoding type II toxin-antitoxin system PemK/MazF family toxin, which produces MNLRRGDIVLVDFEPARRAEANKIRPAIVITNDQANEHGSSVVVVPLTGNTERIYPFQLFMPKQQTGLEKDGKAQVELLRSVSRSRVGRRLGIMPRALLAELDQRLKLHLGLG
- a CDS encoding ribbon-helix-helix domain-containing protein, coding for MNIRNTVAKFSVSIPAELANFLEDYQKEHKLSSRSEVISISLEKLREAELGKAYREHAKDWQSDPDQAFWDSAAADDGISTDESGW
- a CDS encoding UvrD-helicase domain-containing protein, with amino-acid sequence FQDVNPLQGQFFERLEAGGLGLEVVGDPKQSIYAFRHADVSVFRRALADGERQPPLAQSRRHAGVILRFLNRMTGTFAERGWGFAAGEAPVVAAAGAQAERLGRLECHWLRGEERVDLLRAREAEVLAQRLGALGASYAYSDMAVLARSYHGLAVVEAALSAAGLPYVLVQGRGYFERLEVRDLYHALRVAVQPRGLSLAAWLRSPFAALALADIDRILGAGEPLTVLGADFPEVHARLGRIQTAVRELSPLGALKELIRSPFIGGRRYVDLLDARARENVDALLFTVAQGPPGELEILLARLELLSRQAEAGDVPQSGEGIRLLTVHRAKGLEWPVVAVFDAGRKPMTRAESLYVEPQEGVVAMRGTPRYEALRAASRERERQESYRLLYVAASRARDVLIISGSVRRKPEDWAEAIDALGVGVSGQAWDRPELRVQHWPYAPAAGPLSAPPPSASAELPAWIDRRFSLSPLPPVFSPSALKGDDEPLPLPDEGEGERVPGRARAVGTLVHYAIGQDWSAQDPEHLANLAAQEVMFPFSASERNEMMAEVADLLASYERLLGSALPWPRDEDYPELPMALPRGATVWQGIIDRLYRVGESWFLEDYKTDHETLPERYFVQLGLYLLAIREVLGVEPELRLVYLRYGKVERLEAALVEAAVEEALRDVARS